The region GAGCTTGATAGCAACAATTTACTAAACGGTGTACATAAGCAAGTGCAGACAATTTTGATATTAATAATTTGAATTCCTACCTCTCATAAACACGCGCTCTTACACCCTAAACCTGAAAGATGGGTTAGGGTGTTCGCTATTGCCAACTCTCTGTTCATTTACCGTCAGATCACGTACTCCCTTCGTTAGCCCTGACACTCTCATGTCAGAAAATCTCGTTTCATCGCCCTCCCTAACCGTCAATCATCTGACAATTACTCCCCAATCCCCCTTCCCCCCTCGACTTGGACATAGTGCGACAATGTAACTTTTTGCACCACTTAGCGTAATAAACACCTTTATTCAACTAAGATAGAGCAAGAGTATTCAACTTCCCAAACCTCTGCGGCACTATCACCAATGACATCGATTCACCCTGAAAATTTGAGTGTTTTGGAGAACTCGCTGGCGTTGGCGATCGGTGAGGATTTTTCTCTGGAGAATGACCCCGATGTTATCCAGCAGTTGATTGGGGATAAGCGGAGTGAGAACACCAAGCGCGAATACCAAAAAGATTTGAAAGACTTCTTCCTGTTTGTCGTTAAGAAAGAACCCAGTCGGGATTTGGTTTTGGAGTTTCTTCACCTGGAACAGCGTCATGCTGTTGCTGTGGTTCTCAAGTATAAGGCACACCTAATTAAGAAAAAACTGGCTGAAGCTACAGTGAATCGTCGCCTCAGTGCTATCAAGTCAATGGTAGAGATGGGGCGACGCTTGGGGGTCTGCAATTTCTCTTTAGATGATGTCAAAGGTGAAAGGGTCGAAACCTATCGAGACACTACAGGAATTCCAGCGACTGACTATGCTAAGGTCATAGCGCTAGTTGACCAGAATACTTTAAAGGGCAAACGCGATTATGCCATCCTGCGATTACTTTGGGATAATGGCTTGCGCCGTAATGAGATAGTCAATTTAAATGTGCGTGACTTTAACGCCAAAGAAAAAACGCTCTCAATCCTGGGTAAAGGTAAGGGTAGCCAGAAGGAAGTGCTTGACTTATCAGACAAAACTGCCTCTTCTCTTGCCAGTTGGATTAAAGCTTCTAAGAAAAAACGTGGTGATGACCCGCTGTTTACAGTGTTGGCTTATCACAAGAATGGAGCAAGATTAACTGGGGAAGCAATTAGGCGATTGGTGGATGGGCTATGTAAGCAAGCCGGAATTACTAAGAAGATGTCACCCCATCGTGTCCGCCACAGTGCGATTACTACAGTATTGGATTTGAATAATGGCAACTACCGTGCTACCCAGCGCTTTAGCAGACACGCCCAAGTGCAAACGGTTTTGAAATATGATGATAACCGCCAGCGTTTGCAAAAGCAGATGAGTGACTCGATATCAGAACTCATCTAGAAGATTTAAAAATAGTAGCCTCTTTGAAATTAGATATTACCAAGAACTAAATTGTGGGGGTTTTTGAGGAGAAAATGATTGTCAACTTTAACTAAATCACCTGTGCAGTGAATTGGTAAACGTTCCTGATAGGCTTTAATGGCTAAGATATAATCATGGTCTGCTAGCTCGGTTTTGATTGACCGTAATTTCTCCAAAACTTCACCTAGTAAAGTAATTTCTCCACTCAGTTTATCAGTTGGGGGAGTAGCAATTTGCATGACCACACCTTGCAAGTTGAAGTTGGGATAATTGGTAATAAATTCGCTTAATATATCAACTTGGTCACGATTTTCTACCACTGATAATGTTTTTAATATATCGCTGATTCTTTCGGCATAATCTCCTAAGTTATGTTGGAGAGGTAGCAAAATTTCATATTCAGGAGCGGCAGCTTTTTTAAGTCGCCAAATTGACCCGGCATCATTATAAATACGCCCGGTTTCCTGCCAACCTGTTGCTTGCAAGTTTGCTTGTATTACATTAGGGTCAACGGTTTTGAGGATTTGACTATCTTTAATGGTGACTTTCACGGGCTTTCTCCAAAACTAATGCGTTGAATGATGGCTTGGAGGGCATCTGGCGTAAACTGATTACTACGGGGTATTTCAATATTCTAGTTATAATTAATTAGAGCAAACTGCACTCAGCAGCGACCTCCCTTCCCAGTTCTGGGGTAAAAGTCATCACAAAGCGGTAAACTGTCTACACCGAACGTGTATAACCAAGTGTAGAAATGGCGAAAGTTGAACGGGAGTCAATCAACTTCAAACTACCCAAGCCTTTGGTTGAGGCACTTAGAGCCACAGCCAAAGAAAGCAACACCACCGCCACTGATTTAGTAATTCAGGGGCTACGTTACGTCCTGGGTGAAGTAGATGGTATGGAAACTGATACAGAAACCCGTCTACACAAGCTAGAAGCAGAATTAGACCGTCTTACCAACGGTATAGAAAGCCGTGTGGAAAATGAATTAGGGCAACACTCCAAGCGGTTGAGCAGTACAGAACAAAAGCTAGAAGCGATCGCCACCAGGCTCGCACAATTAGAAGGCGCACTTAATGCTGGGCAACGCTATAAAAATCCAACCAGAAGACAAGGTTACGCTTACAACAGCCAAGTTCCCCAATCGCTAGAACTTCAGCCATTCCTAGCAGAGAATTTAGCGAAACGATTAGGAGTGGATACGGCAACCCTGGCGCGAGAGCAAAAAAATAAAAGTCAATCTGAATTTGAACGCTGGAGCCGCAATCGAGATCCAAGTAGTACAGCGTGGCGCTATCAGGATGATGGACTCTACCATCCCATCAAGTAACTCCAATAATCCTTGATAAGCTCCTGTTATGGATAGTATTTACTATTTATTGTCAAGCGCTGTTGACTGTTTGTAACAATATCGTTAAATTGGTTTACATAAAATAACACAGCCAAGAAAAAACTATGTATACCACTATTAATGAAAGCGGCATTCTTAATAACTACGCAACTGAACCCCAACTTTATTACGCTGAATATCCAAACCAAGAGATGCAAAATCGTTACAAGTTTCAAGGTGCGATCGCTACTTTAATCGTTACCACTCTAGTTTTGGTTGCCTTGGGTGTTAGCTAAGATTTTTAGACTTCTGTATTGCTATTTCTCATCGAATATTGGATTTCTCCTAATTCCCTCGGTACTTAACACCGAGGGTTTTTTGTTGTTGGGGGTGGATTGTTGCTCTCGCTAGAAAAAGTGGAGCGGATTTTGGGAGAACTGCGACAAGCAGTCAACGATCACCCTTTGACCGTCAAGATGCGCGTAGGCTTTGACAATACAGATACCTTTTACTCAATTTTAGATATAATAAATCGCCACAGCATTGATTTACTGAGATGGAACTGTTTAACCTTTGCGTAGATGCGTTCGCGGAGCGTTGCCGAAGGCTAGCAGCTTATCGTAAGACATCGCATTCTTGTTGCTGAAGGAACGAAAACTTTAGCCCTAACACCCTACTCCAGTGTGTAACTACTAAAACCAAAACTAAGTAGAACTCAGGAGATACAATCAATTAGCTCAAGTGCAATAAATCTCATTAGGTGCAGCAATTTATGAAAATCTGTCAAAATTTGGGTTTAGCATTCCTAGTGCTGATGGTCGGGTGTTCGCCTGTCCAATCCCAAATCCCACCTAACACTGAACTTTCCCCGTCAATAAGCGTGCATTTACTCCTGGGAAATGCTAGCGGTGCAACGCCAACGAGCATTACACCTGACAATTACCTCATGGTAAAAAATCAGTATGCACTCTCCTACAATCGCAGCAAAGGGACTGCGAATTGGGCAAGCTGGCAGCTTAACTCCTCATGGCTAGGAAACGCAGAGCGCCAAGATAACTTTC is a window of Tolypothrix sp. PCC 7910 DNA encoding:
- a CDS encoding tyrosine-type recombinase/integrase, which gives rise to MTSIHPENLSVLENSLALAIGEDFSLENDPDVIQQLIGDKRSENTKREYQKDLKDFFLFVVKKEPSRDLVLEFLHLEQRHAVAVVLKYKAHLIKKKLAEATVNRRLSAIKSMVEMGRRLGVCNFSLDDVKGERVETYRDTTGIPATDYAKVIALVDQNTLKGKRDYAILRLLWDNGLRRNEIVNLNVRDFNAKEKTLSILGKGKGSQKEVLDLSDKTASSLASWIKASKKKRGDDPLFTVLAYHKNGARLTGEAIRRLVDGLCKQAGITKKMSPHRVRHSAITTVLDLNNGNYRATQRFSRHAQVQTVLKYDDNRQRLQKQMSDSISELI
- the psb34 gene encoding photosystem II assembly protein Psb34; translated protein: MYTTINESGILNNYATEPQLYYAEYPNQEMQNRYKFQGAIATLIVTTLVLVALGVS